From one Bartonella sp. HY038 genomic stretch:
- a CDS encoding glycosyltransferase → MIIIDCGLDQETIQAIKARLSGFSNIILKFEKFDELYQAQREVYYANPHISSAAYARFFLGGLTDNDLILYLDVDISIECDVAELIDSENPGDKLITATPDIGMEICRRYEKGWIAYFKNVIQLDYGTDDHYFNSGVLVINRQQWVAQNIEEKLMAFLASDRKFQFFDQDVLNIICFGKVHYLNFRYNVMASDYKPHKIYHDTILDDMLTAYTHAANNDGRIIHYTTGDKPWSSPQTKLAASWWQNCRTTAVYEQCLVNLVKQGNVGRRKISFLGIALFKIKQDSHRYKFYFWKFHVFGWRKKANSKTYYCLGLPFLKITSLN, encoded by the coding sequence ATTATTATTATTGATTGCGGATTGGATCAAGAAACCATTCAAGCCATCAAAGCGCGATTGAGTGGATTTAGCAATATTATTTTGAAGTTTGAAAAATTTGACGAATTATATCAAGCACAAAGAGAAGTTTATTATGCCAATCCTCATATTTCGTCTGCAGCCTATGCGCGGTTTTTTCTAGGCGGTTTAACTGATAATGACCTCATTCTTTATCTTGATGTCGATATTTCGATAGAATGCGATGTGGCTGAACTGATTGATAGTGAAAACCCTGGTGATAAACTGATTACCGCGACGCCTGATATCGGCATGGAGATATGTCGGCGCTATGAAAAAGGCTGGATTGCCTATTTTAAAAACGTGATCCAATTGGATTATGGCACTGATGACCATTACTTTAATTCTGGTGTTTTGGTCATTAATCGTCAACAATGGGTTGCGCAAAATATTGAAGAAAAATTAATGGCTTTTCTCGCATCAGATCGTAAATTTCAGTTTTTTGATCAAGATGTGCTTAATATTATCTGCTTTGGTAAGGTACATTACCTCAATTTTCGCTATAATGTTATGGCATCAGATTATAAGCCACATAAGATTTATCATGATACAATATTGGATGACATGCTGACAGCTTATACCCATGCGGCTAATAATGATGGGCGTATAATCCATTATACCACCGGTGACAAACCTTGGAGTTCGCCGCAAACTAAGCTCGCAGCATCATGGTGGCAAAATTGTCGCACAACAGCCGTTTACGAGCAATGTTTGGTCAATCTTGTTAAACAGGGCAATGTTGGTCGTAGAAAAATAAGCTTTCTTGGGATTGCATTGTTTAAGATTAAGCAAGATAGCCATCGCTATAAGTTTTATTTTTGGAAATTTCATGTATTTGGCTGGCGTAAAAAAGCCAATAGCAAAACCTATTATTGTCTTGGCCTACCATTTTTAAAAATTACTTCTTTAAATTAA